The following proteins come from a genomic window of Streptomyces sp. ALI-76-A:
- a CDS encoding helix-turn-helix transcriptional regulator, with protein MTDSAAHELGEFLKTRRAELTPRSVGLPDSGAPRRVPGLRREEVALLAAISTDYYTRLEQGRIDVSEPVLTAIARVLKLDDDQREYAFELAGKATGRPRRPEVQVVNPQLQRLLDDLASIPAMVLGRQTDVLAWNEMGAALVGDFGKIPEKERNYAKMIFSDRMRGLYADWEAAARMSVAQLRMEAARDPDSPKLVALVEELSARDADFRRWWAEHHVAARRVGAKTLNHPAVGELVLEWDTLTCSTDPDQQLTIWTAAAGTPTHDRLRLLAAWVADGNSLAPGAAS; from the coding sequence ATGACCGACAGCGCAGCCCATGAGCTGGGCGAATTCCTGAAAACCCGGCGCGCCGAGCTGACTCCCCGGTCAGTCGGACTGCCCGACTCGGGAGCCCCGCGCCGAGTACCGGGTCTGCGCCGGGAGGAAGTGGCCCTGCTGGCCGCCATCAGTACGGACTACTACACACGGCTGGAACAGGGACGCATCGACGTGTCCGAGCCCGTGCTGACTGCCATCGCCCGGGTCCTGAAGCTCGACGACGACCAGCGGGAGTACGCCTTCGAGCTCGCGGGCAAGGCGACCGGCCGCCCGCGCCGGCCCGAGGTACAGGTCGTCAACCCGCAGCTGCAGCGACTGCTCGACGACCTCGCCTCCATCCCGGCCATGGTCCTCGGGCGCCAGACGGACGTCCTGGCGTGGAACGAGATGGGGGCCGCGCTGGTCGGGGACTTCGGAAAGATCCCGGAGAAGGAACGTAACTACGCGAAGATGATCTTCTCCGACCGTATGAGGGGGCTCTACGCCGACTGGGAGGCCGCGGCCCGTATGTCCGTCGCGCAACTGCGCATGGAGGCGGCCCGCGACCCCGACTCCCCAAAGCTCGTCGCGCTCGTCGAAGAGTTGTCGGCGCGAGACGCGGACTTCCGGCGGTGGTGGGCCGAGCACCACGTGGCAGCCCGGCGGGTCGGTGCCAAGACGCTGAACCATCCGGCCGTCGGCGAGCTCGTCCTCGAATGGGACACCCTCACCTGCAGCACCGACCCCGATCAGCAACTGACCATCTGGACCGCCGCGGCCGGCACACCCACGCACGACCGGCTGCGCCTCCTTGCGGCCTGGGTGGCTGACGGGAACTCGCTCGCCCCTGGCGCGGCGAGCTGA
- a CDS encoding FGGY-family carbohydrate kinase has protein sequence MARELVLGVDAGHTVTKAVLFDAAGRPVAQGSGTLPLSTPRPYWVERDMDDVWRTAHQAIAACLAEAGPDAGRAVAAVGLAGHGDGLYAVDELGRPVRSAIVAMDTRAEPVLEEWRGTPVWSRALELSGTVPFAGSPAALLAWLARHEPGVLQRARWLLSCKDWLRLRLTGVAATDPTDASASFTDMRRGGYSPELLDLYGLGALADMLPPVLACDALSGTVTREAAALTGLTAGTPVVTGAHDVDAAALGVGGTEPGELCLIAGSFSINQVVGKHPVVDPRWQVRHFVRPGQWMTMSTSPASVANMEWFLRVTGAPADQRDGVHEVIDREVEAHLDGPSQVLFHPFVYGSPHPHPTSGTFLGLRGWHGRGHLLRALMEGVVLNHRWHVDALCSKLPISGSARLTGGAARSEVWSQMFADALRRPVEVTDVQESAARGAALLAATAVGVLDDVTDPRAGATVLRRHEPDPDRVAVLDEAYAVYQEALEALGPVWARLDELERPG, from the coding sequence GTGGCGCGTGAACTGGTGCTCGGTGTCGACGCGGGGCACACCGTGACCAAGGCCGTTCTGTTCGATGCCGCCGGCCGGCCGGTGGCGCAGGGCAGCGGCACGCTGCCGCTGTCCACCCCTCGCCCGTACTGGGTCGAGCGGGACATGGACGACGTGTGGCGAACGGCGCACCAGGCCATCGCCGCCTGTCTCGCCGAGGCCGGTCCGGACGCGGGGCGGGCTGTCGCCGCGGTGGGACTGGCCGGGCACGGCGACGGACTGTACGCCGTCGACGAGCTCGGCCGGCCGGTGCGCTCCGCGATCGTGGCGATGGATACGCGGGCCGAACCGGTGCTGGAGGAGTGGCGGGGCACTCCGGTCTGGTCCCGTGCCCTGGAGTTGTCGGGCACGGTGCCCTTCGCGGGCTCCCCGGCCGCTCTGCTGGCCTGGCTCGCTCGTCACGAACCAGGGGTGCTTCAGCGGGCGCGTTGGCTGTTGTCCTGCAAGGACTGGCTGCGCCTGCGCCTGACGGGCGTGGCGGCCACCGATCCCACGGACGCCAGTGCCTCGTTCACCGACATGCGGCGGGGCGGCTACTCGCCAGAGCTGCTCGACCTGTACGGCCTCGGCGCGCTCGCCGATATGCTGCCACCCGTCCTGGCGTGCGATGCGTTGAGCGGAACCGTCACCCGTGAGGCCGCGGCGCTCACCGGGCTGACCGCGGGCACCCCCGTCGTGACGGGCGCCCATGACGTCGATGCAGCCGCGCTCGGGGTCGGCGGCACGGAGCCGGGCGAACTGTGCCTGATCGCCGGGTCGTTCAGCATCAACCAGGTGGTCGGCAAGCACCCCGTCGTCGATCCGCGCTGGCAGGTTCGTCACTTCGTCCGCCCGGGCCAGTGGATGACCATGTCCACCTCACCCGCCTCGGTAGCGAACATGGAGTGGTTCCTGAGGGTGACAGGTGCGCCTGCCGACCAGCGGGACGGCGTCCACGAGGTGATCGACCGCGAGGTCGAGGCACACCTGGACGGTCCGTCGCAGGTGCTGTTCCACCCGTTCGTCTACGGCTCCCCGCACCCGCATCCCACGTCCGGCACGTTCCTCGGACTGCGCGGCTGGCACGGCCGCGGACATCTGCTGCGGGCCCTGATGGAAGGCGTCGTGCTCAATCACCGTTGGCACGTGGACGCCCTGTGCTCGAAGCTGCCGATCAGCGGGTCGGCCCGACTGACCGGCGGCGCCGCGCGCAGCGAGGTGTGGAGCCAGATGTTCGCCGACGCCCTGCGGCGGCCGGTCGAGGTGACCGACGTGCAAGAGAGTGCTGCCCGGGGGGCGGCGCTGCTCGCCGCCACCGCCGTCGGAGTGCTCGACGACGTGACGGACCCGCGCGCCGGAGCCACCGTGCTCAGACGACATGAACCCGACCCCGACCGGGTCGCCGTACTCGACGAGGCGTATGCGGTGTACCAAGAGGCGTTGGAGGCTCTCGGACCGGTCTGGGCCCGTCTGGACGAGCTCGAGCGTCCGGGGTGA
- a CDS encoding PfkB family carbohydrate kinase, producing the protein MPAADPTTLAAVHLREDGSAAYSFHANGTADRGLLPEHLAALPDGGTLPAGTALHLGSLGLLLEPLASTLDGLIRREAGRRLVSLDPNVRPGLVTDRATYLRRFAEWVALADVVKASDEDLAWLHPGEPYEAVAERWLASGAGLVLITFGSRGAWAVGRDARVHVPAPSVQVVDTVGAGDAFTAGVLAHLHHTGRLSREGVDHLGADKLARLLSYAVEIAADTCTRAGAQPPYRYHGVATPL; encoded by the coding sequence CTGCCCGCGGCCGACCCCACCACCCTCGCCGCCGTGCATCTGCGCGAGGACGGGTCGGCCGCCTACTCCTTCCACGCGAACGGCACCGCCGACCGCGGCCTGCTTCCTGAACACCTCGCCGCTCTCCCGGACGGCGGCACGCTGCCTGCGGGGACTGCTCTGCACCTCGGGTCGCTGGGCCTGCTGCTCGAACCCCTGGCCTCCACGCTCGACGGACTGATTCGCCGGGAGGCGGGGCGGCGACTGGTGTCCCTCGACCCGAACGTGCGGCCGGGCCTGGTCACCGACCGCGCCACCTATCTCAGGCGGTTCGCCGAGTGGGTGGCGCTCGCCGACGTGGTGAAGGCGAGCGATGAGGACCTGGCCTGGCTCCACCCCGGTGAGCCGTACGAGGCGGTGGCCGAACGCTGGCTCGCCTCCGGGGCGGGACTCGTGCTGATCACGTTCGGCTCCCGGGGCGCCTGGGCCGTCGGCCGCGACGCCCGGGTCCATGTGCCGGCCCCGTCGGTCCAGGTCGTCGACACGGTCGGAGCGGGCGACGCCTTCACCGCCGGAGTGCTCGCCCATCTGCACCACACCGGCCGACTCAGCCGCGAAGGCGTCGACCATCTCGGCGCCGACAAGCTTGCCCGGCTGCTGTCGTACGCCGTGGAGATCGCCGCCGACACCTGCACCCGCGCCGGCGCCCAGCCGCCGTACCGCTACCACGGCGTGGCGACCCCCCTCTAG
- a CDS encoding PfkB family carbohydrate kinase, protein MSTRPEPADQPAVVVAGDALVDLTPARTADGAAAFQPRPGGSCLNVAAGLGRLRVPTALLARISDDHFGDLLRAHLGSVFKCHAHIRSDARVTAAW, encoded by the coding sequence ATGAGCACCAGACCGGAACCCGCAGATCAGCCTGCCGTCGTCGTCGCCGGAGACGCGCTGGTGGACCTCACCCCCGCCCGAACGGCCGACGGTGCCGCGGCGTTCCAGCCGCGCCCGGGCGGCTCGTGCCTCAACGTCGCCGCCGGTCTCGGCCGACTCCGAGTCCCCACGGCACTGCTCGCGCGCATCTCCGACGACCACTTCGGCGATCTCCTGCGCGCGCACCTAGGGAGTGTCTTCAAATGTCACGCCCACATCAGGAGCGATGCGAGGGTGACGGCTGCTTGGTAG
- a CDS encoding sugar ABC transporter substrate-binding protein — protein sequence MASTRYALIAGAAATALLATACSGAGAGGSSGGGKSINVLMVGNPQMEDIAKLTKDNFTKDTGIKVNFTILPENELRDKVTQDIATQAGQYDVATIGAYEVPIWEKNGWLHDLGSYADKDKGFDKADLLKPMVQSLTGSDGKLYALPFYGESSMLMYNKDVMKAKGITVPERPTWQQIADIAAKVDGAEPGMKGICLRGLAGWGELGAPLTSMVNTFGGTWFTKDWKAQVNSGGFKEATKFYVDLVREHGEAGAPQAGFTECLNALSQKKVAMWYDATSAAGSLEDPASSKIAGNVGYAYAPTVKTDSSGWLWAWSWAMPKTTKNADAASQFMLWASSKKYENLVGEKLGWARVPAGKRASTYEIPEYKKAAASFGDITLKSIEGADPANPGVQPRPTVGIQYVAIPEFQDLGTKVTQEISAAIAGKTSVDKALDDGQKLAEDVAKTYQK from the coding sequence ATGGCATCGACCAGATACGCCCTCATAGCCGGCGCCGCCGCCACCGCCCTGCTCGCCACAGCCTGTTCCGGAGCCGGAGCCGGCGGGTCCTCGGGCGGAGGGAAGAGCATCAACGTCCTGATGGTCGGCAACCCGCAGATGGAGGACATCGCGAAGCTGACCAAGGACAACTTCACCAAGGACACCGGGATCAAGGTCAACTTCACGATCCTTCCCGAGAACGAGCTGCGCGACAAAGTCACCCAGGACATCGCCACCCAGGCCGGCCAGTACGACGTCGCCACCATCGGCGCCTACGAGGTGCCCATCTGGGAGAAGAACGGCTGGCTGCACGACCTGGGCTCCTACGCCGACAAGGACAAGGGCTTCGACAAGGCCGACCTGCTCAAGCCGATGGTCCAGTCGCTCACCGGCTCGGACGGCAAGCTCTACGCCCTGCCGTTCTACGGCGAGTCCTCCATGCTCATGTACAACAAGGACGTCATGAAGGCGAAGGGCATCACGGTGCCCGAGCGCCCGACCTGGCAGCAGATCGCCGACATCGCGGCCAAGGTCGACGGCGCCGAGCCCGGCATGAAGGGCATCTGCCTGCGTGGTCTGGCCGGCTGGGGCGAGCTGGGTGCGCCGCTGACGTCCATGGTCAACACCTTCGGCGGCACCTGGTTCACCAAGGACTGGAAGGCCCAGGTCAACAGCGGAGGCTTCAAGGAGGCCACGAAGTTCTACGTCGACCTGGTCCGCGAGCACGGTGAGGCCGGCGCCCCGCAGGCCGGGTTCACCGAGTGCCTGAACGCGCTGAGCCAGAAGAAGGTCGCCATGTGGTACGACGCGACCAGCGCGGCCGGGTCGCTGGAGGACCCCGCCTCCAGCAAGATCGCCGGCAACGTCGGCTACGCCTACGCGCCGACCGTCAAGACGGACAGCAGCGGCTGGCTGTGGGCCTGGTCGTGGGCCATGCCGAAGACCACGAAGAACGCCGACGCCGCCTCGCAGTTCATGCTGTGGGCCTCCAGCAAGAAGTACGAGAACCTCGTCGGAGAGAAGCTCGGCTGGGCGCGTGTCCCGGCCGGCAAGCGGGCCAGCACGTACGAGATCCCGGAGTACAAGAAGGCCGCCGCGTCGTTCGGTGACATCACCCTGAAGTCCATCGAGGGCGCCGATCCGGCCAACCCGGGCGTCCAGCCCCGGCCGACCGTGGGCATCCAGTACGTGGCCATCCCCGAGTTCCAGGACCTGGGCACCAAGGTGACCCAGGAGATCTCCGCCGCCATCGCCGGCAAGACCAGCGTGGACAAGGCGCTCGACGACGGCCAGAAGCTCGCCGAGGACGTCGCCAAGACCTACCAGAAGTGA
- a CDS encoding sugar ABC transporter permease encodes MTTLTAPPKTAPPPVRSRKSSGAAAKWKRRIPLLPALIFTIVVTQLPFVATLIISTFQWNILKPGERHFVGLSNFSFVFTDERLRTAVLNTVVLTASVVVISVILGLGLAMLLDRRFAGRGLARTLLIAPFLVMPVAAALLWKHAIYNPDYGLLNGTLNAVYRFFGADNGPTVDWISSYPMPAVVISLVWQWTPFMMLILLAGLQAQPGDVLEAARMDGASALQTFRHITLPHLRQYIELGVLLGTIYVVQTFDAVFTITQGGPGSQTTNLPYEIYLTMFRKYEYGEAAAAGVVVVLGAFVIATFALRTIASLFREETSR; translated from the coding sequence ATGACCACGCTCACCGCACCCCCCAAGACAGCACCCCCACCCGTCCGTAGCCGGAAGTCCTCGGGCGCGGCGGCCAAGTGGAAGCGTCGCATCCCGCTGCTGCCCGCGCTGATCTTCACCATCGTCGTCACGCAGCTGCCCTTCGTGGCCACGTTGATCATCTCCACCTTCCAGTGGAACATCCTCAAGCCGGGCGAGAGGCACTTCGTCGGTCTGTCCAACTTCTCGTTCGTCTTCACAGACGAGCGGCTGCGCACAGCCGTGCTCAACACCGTCGTGCTCACCGCGTCGGTGGTGGTCATCAGCGTGATCCTCGGACTCGGTCTGGCGATGCTCCTCGACCGCCGGTTCGCCGGCCGCGGGCTGGCCCGCACCCTGCTCATCGCCCCGTTCCTGGTCATGCCGGTCGCGGCGGCGCTCCTGTGGAAGCACGCCATCTACAACCCCGACTACGGCCTGCTCAACGGCACCCTCAACGCCGTATACAGGTTCTTCGGCGCGGACAACGGCCCCACGGTCGACTGGATCTCCTCCTACCCGATGCCCGCCGTCGTGATCTCGCTGGTCTGGCAGTGGACCCCGTTCATGATGCTGATCCTCCTGGCCGGCCTGCAGGCACAGCCCGGTGACGTCCTCGAGGCGGCCCGCATGGACGGCGCCTCCGCGCTCCAGACCTTCCGCCACATCACGCTGCCGCACCTGCGCCAGTACATCGAACTGGGCGTTCTGCTCGGCACGATCTACGTCGTGCAGACCTTCGACGCGGTCTTCACCATCACCCAGGGCGGCCCCGGCTCCCAGACCACCAACCTGCCCTACGAGATCTACCTGACCATGTTCCGCAAGTACGAGTACGGCGAGGCGGCCGCCGCCGGTGTCGTCGTCGTCCTCGGCGCGTTCGTCATCGCGACCTTCGCGCTGCGCACCATCGCGTCGCTGTTCCGCGAGGAGACATCCCGATGA
- a CDS encoding carbohydrate ABC transporter permease, with protein MTHAAVAAPGARLTKLFRRKQDQGGESRLSPLWTFVAWLATLAFFAPVAWMVLTSFHQEADAATNPPTPFAAVTFDQYKLLFSRDITPFLLNSAMASILSTILVLALAVPAAYALSIKPVEKWTDVMFFFLSTKFLPAIAALLPVYLIVKDAGMLDNVWTLVILYTAMNLPIAVWMMRSFLAEVPKEILEAAEVDGAGLLTVLWRVVAPVAMPGLAATSLICFIFSWNEFMFAVNLTATQASTAPVFLVGFITNEGLFLARLCAAATLVSLPVLIAGFAAQDKLVRGLSLGAVK; from the coding sequence ATGACCCATGCAGCAGTCGCCGCGCCCGGGGCGAGGCTCACAAAGCTCTTCCGCCGCAAGCAGGACCAGGGTGGTGAGTCCCGGCTTTCCCCTCTGTGGACCTTCGTCGCCTGGCTCGCCACCCTGGCGTTCTTCGCACCGGTGGCCTGGATGGTCCTCACCTCCTTCCACCAGGAGGCCGACGCGGCCACCAATCCGCCCACCCCCTTCGCCGCCGTCACCTTCGACCAGTACAAACTCCTGTTCAGCCGGGACATCACCCCCTTCCTCCTCAACTCGGCCATGGCCAGCATCCTTTCCACGATCCTGGTCCTCGCCCTGGCGGTGCCGGCGGCCTACGCGCTGTCCATCAAGCCGGTCGAGAAGTGGACCGACGTGATGTTCTTCTTCCTGTCCACCAAGTTCCTCCCCGCCATCGCGGCCCTGCTGCCGGTGTACCTGATCGTCAAGGACGCCGGGATGCTGGACAACGTGTGGACGCTGGTCATCCTCTACACCGCCATGAACCTGCCGATCGCGGTATGGATGATGCGCTCCTTCCTCGCCGAGGTCCCCAAGGAGATCCTGGAGGCGGCCGAGGTCGACGGCGCGGGCCTGCTCACCGTGCTGTGGCGGGTCGTCGCACCGGTCGCCATGCCCGGACTCGCCGCCACCTCGCTGATCTGCTTCATCTTCAGCTGGAACGAGTTCATGTTCGCCGTGAACCTCACCGCCACGCAGGCGTCCACCGCGCCGGTGTTCCTGGTCGGCTTCATCACCAACGAGGGCCTGTTCCTGGCCCGGCTGTGCGCGGCGGCCACCCTGGTCTCACTGCCCGTCCTCATCGCCGGTTTCGCCGCCCAGGACAAGCTGGTCCGCGGCCTGTCCCTGGGAGCGGTGAAGTGA
- a CDS encoding alcohol dehydrogenase catalytic domain-containing protein — translation MTEQIRRVLVRSLDDITLEEVPAPVPGDDELLIRTTVVGVCGSDTHAAAGHHPFVDLPYRPGHEAVGIVAAAGKGAEDFAPGDRVIIEPNLYCGRCPQCRSGRYNICQELKVFGCQTPGAMADLFTLPADRVHRVPDGMTDIEAALVEPLATPVHAVAKAGDLTGRTVVVLGAGPIGLLVLAAARHAGAAKIAVTDLLPGKRDRALRLGADAALPADAADLADQAHAALDGPADVVFDCVAREQSIAQATDLVTKGGTIIVVGVGAAGTTPVRLDLIQDREIRVEGTLMYTGDDYRTAMSLITSGAIDTAEIVTATYPLEDAAKAFAASVDPEQVKVLVTVDGP, via the coding sequence ATGACCGAGCAGATCCGCCGCGTTCTCGTCCGATCCCTCGACGACATCACCCTCGAGGAAGTGCCAGCCCCCGTCCCCGGGGACGACGAACTCCTCATACGCACCACGGTCGTCGGCGTATGCGGCTCCGACACCCATGCCGCGGCCGGCCACCACCCCTTCGTCGACCTGCCCTACCGTCCCGGACACGAGGCGGTGGGCATCGTCGCCGCGGCAGGAAAGGGAGCCGAGGACTTCGCACCCGGAGACCGGGTGATCATCGAGCCCAACCTGTACTGCGGCCGGTGCCCCCAGTGCCGCTCCGGCCGCTACAACATCTGCCAGGAACTGAAGGTCTTCGGCTGCCAGACGCCCGGCGCCATGGCCGATCTGTTCACCCTCCCGGCCGACCGTGTCCACCGCGTCCCCGACGGTATGACGGACATCGAGGCCGCCCTGGTCGAGCCCCTGGCCACCCCGGTGCACGCCGTGGCGAAGGCCGGTGACCTCACCGGACGCACGGTCGTCGTGCTCGGCGCCGGGCCCATCGGTCTGCTCGTCCTCGCCGCCGCCCGGCACGCCGGCGCCGCGAAGATCGCGGTCACCGACCTGTTGCCGGGCAAGCGGGACCGCGCCCTGCGCCTCGGAGCCGACGCGGCCCTGCCCGCCGACGCCGCCGACCTCGCCGACCAGGCCCACGCGGCGCTCGACGGACCGGCCGACGTGGTCTTCGACTGTGTGGCGCGCGAACAGTCCATCGCCCAGGCCACCGACCTGGTCACCAAGGGCGGCACGATCATCGTCGTCGGCGTCGGCGCCGCCGGCACCACCCCGGTCCGCCTTGACCTGATCCAGGACCGGGAGATCCGCGTCGAGGGCACCCTGATGTACACCGGCGACGACTACCGCACCGCGATGTCCCTGATCACTTCCGGCGCCATCGACACCGCCGAGATCGTCACCGCCACCTACCCGCTGGAGGACGC